A genome region from Bacteroidota bacterium includes the following:
- a CDS encoding AAA family ATPase: MVFSFKRHITESLEDWKFSENRKPLILRGARQVGKTTLVRQFSYSYKNSILLNLEKKKDLKYFEQYEDVHSILEALFIANNIASKDKKHTLLFIDEIQESPKAIQLLRYFYEEIPELHVISAGSLLEFAMQKIKSFPVGRVEYVYLYPMNFAEYLLANDYLIGLEQLNQIPVNVNAHDVLMNMFHRYGIIGGMPEVIKTYLKTESLSDLPKVYESIWGTYKDDVEKYTSNRTERNVIKHIMANAHLYLDERIKFQGFANSNYRSREVGEAFRNLDDAKVIQLIYPTTNLEVPVKPDIKKSPRMQFLDTGLVNHTLNIQGKMLAMDDLSSSFKGAIIPHLITQELISLNTYNSKKPNFWVREKRQSSAEVDLVYTYEDKVIPIEIKSGATGSLKSLHQFIERSKHPYAIRIFGGKFSVQESKTPAGTPYLLMNLPYYLGTKIPEYVEYFVENYSLGGNGLMSQ; this comes from the coding sequence ATGGTATTTAGTTTCAAAAGACATATAACAGAATCATTAGAGGATTGGAAATTCAGTGAAAACAGGAAGCCGCTAATTCTCAGAGGAGCCAGACAGGTAGGTAAAACCACTTTAGTCAGGCAGTTCTCGTATAGCTATAAAAACAGTATTCTTCTAAATTTAGAAAAAAAGAAGGATTTAAAATATTTTGAACAATATGAAGATGTACATTCTATTTTAGAAGCATTGTTTATCGCAAATAATATAGCATCTAAGGACAAAAAGCACACGCTTTTATTTATAGATGAAATTCAGGAATCGCCAAAGGCTATTCAGTTATTAAGATACTTTTACGAAGAAATACCGGAATTACATGTTATTTCGGCAGGTTCACTTTTGGAATTTGCGATGCAAAAAATAAAGAGTTTTCCCGTTGGCAGAGTAGAGTATGTGTACTTATATCCGATGAATTTTGCAGAATATTTATTAGCAAATGATTATTTAATCGGACTAGAGCAGCTTAATCAGATACCGGTAAATGTAAATGCACATGATGTATTGATGAATATGTTTCACCGCTACGGTATTATCGGAGGCATGCCCGAGGTTATAAAAACATACCTCAAAACAGAATCATTGAGCGATCTACCAAAGGTGTATGAGAGTATTTGGGGAACATATAAAGATGATGTTGAAAAATATACCTCAAACAGAACGGAAAGAAATGTAATAAAACATATAATGGCAAATGCTCACCTTTATTTAGATGAAAGAATAAAGTTTCAGGGTTTTGCAAACTCAAATTATCGCTCGCGTGAAGTGGGAGAGGCTTTCAGAAATCTGGATGATGCTAAAGTTATTCAGTTGATTTACCCTACAACTAATTTGGAAGTTCCGGTAAAACCTGATATAAAAAAGTCACCGAGGATGCAGTTTCTGGATACGGGGCTGGTAAATCACACTCTAAATATACAGGGTAAGATGCTTGCTATGGATGATTTGAGTTCTTCGTTTAAAGGAGCTATAATACCGCATTTAATTACTCAGGAATTAATTTCTTTGAATACCTATAACAGTAAAAAACCAAATTTTTGGGTTAGGGAAAAGAGACAGTCCTCGGCTGAAGTAGATTTGGTTTACACTTATGAAGATAAAGTAATTCCGATTGAAATTAAGTCGGGAGCTACGGGTTCGTTAAAATCTTTACATCAGTTTATTGAACGAAGTAAACATCCTTATGCTATTAGGATTTTTGGCGGAAAATTTAGTGTTCAGGAGAGTAAAACACCTGCCGGTACGCCTTATTTGCTTATGAACTTACCCTATTATCTCGGTACTAAGATTCCTGAGTATGTAGAGTATTTTGTAGAGAATTATTCGTTGGGAGGTAATGGTTTAATGAGTCAATGA